The window GGATTAAGAGCTCTCGTCCTTTATACGACGAAAGCATCGAATAGAGATGCAATTGAAAAAAGACTAAAAAGGGAGATGATAGATTATTACATTCAAAAGGTAAACGGAACGAAAATAAACGTCTTTTTCGGCAATTCTATCTGTGTTGCTGTCATTAAACAGATGAATATTACGTCATTGTCAAATTTAACGGATGAGGAGGACTTTATTCTCGGTACGATGCTGGGCTACGATAGAGTAAAGCAATGCGAGCGGTATCTTAGAAGGAAACGCAACGGCAGAGATGATAACAATAACACAGGAAAGACAAGCAATAGCAATATCAATAGCAATACATCCATAGCTCAGCTACAGACCGAAACGATCAGTGCCA is drawn from Methanophagales archaeon and contains these coding sequences:
- a CDS encoding DUF2023 family protein, which gives rise to MEVFTHHIQEYKKGLRALVLYTTKASNRDAIEKRLKREMIDYYIQKVNGTKINVFFGNSICVAVIKQMNITSLSNLTDEEDFILGTMLGYDRVKQCERYLRRKRNGRDDNNNTGKTSNSNINSNTSIAQLQTETISATG